The DNA window CCTTCCCCATCCCAACGGCGGAGAAGCCCGTCACCCCGGTCAAGCCCCGCTTCCGCTGGAACCGCGTCTCCCTGGAGGAGCGGTTCTTGGCCGATGTGCGCGCCTCCTACCGCCTGGCCCACTCCTAGGGGCAGTCATGAGTGCAGGGCCCCACGTCACCCAGGACTGGATCGTCGGTCTGACCGTCACCTCCGAATCTGCTGCGGAGGACTCTGCGCAGGCGCCCAGCATCCAGCATCTGGAGGAAGCTTCCGCCGCCGACCCTGCAGACCTGGAGGCGCTGAAGGCCCTCGCGGAGGCCTACCGCATCTCAGGAGACTTCGACGCCGCCCTGGATACCTGGGAGAAGGTGCTGACGGTCAACCCCACCTACCAACGGGGACTGTCCCGGCTGGTCGCCGTCGGAGCCCGCGGAAGCATGGACTGGCCACGCATCTGGCGGTCCGTCCGCGAACTGGAGCCGCCTGAAGAAGGGCAGCTCGCCCTACCGGAACCCCACACTGCGCCGACGGCTGGATGCCCTCTTCGCCGGTGACCACCTCACCGGGCCGCAGCCCAGCGCCGAAGAGGCTGCCAGCATCGTGGAGACGCTCGAGGAGATGGGCCAGAACGGCCGGCATCTCAAACCCACCACCGTGACTCTGGTGCTGATGCGCCTGCAGTTCGCCGGACACTTCTCCCTCGGCTTCCGGCTGCGCATGCTCAGCCAGCAGCGGCGCATCGCCCAGAACTTCGTGACACCGCCGGGGGAGAACCTCAGCGCGCTGCGCAACCTGTTCAAAGCGCTGGTCTACACCGGCAGCCCGGAGACCGCCGCCCAGCTGAGCCGCATGCAGCACTGGGCCAAAGACGATTTCCAGGCCCAGCAGCGGCTCCAGAAGATGCACGCCGATGCCCTGCTGATGACCGGCCGTGCGGAGCCCTATTGCGCCTACGCCGAGA is part of the Nesterenkonia lacusekhoensis genome and encodes:
- a CDS encoding tetratricopeptide repeat protein, with protein sequence MSAGPHVTQDWIVGLTVTSESAAEDSAQAPSIQHLEEASAADPADLEALKALAEAYRISGDFDAALDTWEKVLTVNPTYQRGLSRLVAVGARGSMDWPRIWRSVRELEPPEEGQLALPEPHTAPTAGCPLRR